One Candidatus Zixiibacteriota bacterium genomic window carries:
- the selA gene encoding L-seryl-tRNA(Sec) selenium transferase, whose amino-acid sequence MKDFSIKTNRAIPSVEIIASDEIIAAKSASFPRPLLIEIIRSAVETVKSRLKSETSGISYSDLQREITGELERTLRKKIARVINGTGILVHTNLGRAPLSEQLFENIKSHLTGYGNLEYDVNSGRRGKRGELAEKYLALLSESEAGTVVNNNAAALFLILNTLADRKKVVISRGEMVQIGGGFRIPDIIRKSGARLLEIGTTNVTTLEDYHTALQEKPALILKVHRSNFAVSGFTDEVGLKALVELANSSVIPVINDLGSGVFIDTTEFAGQWEPTVQSSVHSGAALTCFSGDKLLGGVQAGLIVGQKDLIDRVKRNPVYRALRVDKTVFSAVEELLGYYLDGTWKENIKLWRLAAVKESELYERGRLILRQVEAGDKIVLEGSRGEMGGGALPGVALPSVALVFRSRLSPQKLATLFRATDPPIIGRVSEEHFMIDLKAIDETDSILLVELIKNLLPQI is encoded by the coding sequence ATGAAAGACTTCTCTATTAAAACTAACCGCGCTATCCCTTCCGTAGAGATTATTGCCTCCGATGAAATCATCGCGGCGAAATCAGCTTCGTTTCCCCGCCCCCTGCTCATAGAGATAATCAGAAGCGCGGTGGAAACGGTGAAAAGTAGACTCAAAAGCGAGACTTCGGGAATCTCCTATTCCGATTTACAGCGCGAAATCACCGGGGAACTTGAACGCACCCTTCGAAAGAAAATTGCTCGCGTCATCAACGGTACCGGCATCCTGGTTCACACCAACCTGGGACGAGCCCCCCTTTCGGAACAGCTTTTTGAGAATATCAAAAGCCATCTCACCGGTTATGGAAATCTCGAGTATGACGTAAACTCCGGCAGACGGGGGAAAAGAGGCGAACTGGCCGAGAAATATCTGGCGTTACTCTCGGAATCCGAGGCAGGCACTGTTGTCAATAACAATGCCGCGGCGCTGTTTCTGATATTGAATACTCTTGCCGACCGAAAAAAAGTGGTTATCTCGCGGGGGGAAATGGTGCAGATCGGCGGCGGCTTCCGCATTCCCGATATTATCAGAAAATCCGGCGCGCGATTATTGGAAATTGGCACAACCAATGTCACCACTCTTGAAGACTACCATACCGCTCTTCAGGAAAAGCCGGCCCTGATCCTTAAGGTACATCGGAGTAATTTTGCCGTCAGCGGTTTTACCGACGAGGTTGGTCTGAAAGCACTGGTCGAACTGGCCAATAGCTCCGTTATCCCGGTCATAAACGATCTGGGCAGCGGAGTTTTCATCGATACAACCGAATTCGCCGGACAATGGGAGCCGACCGTGCAATCATCGGTGCACAGCGGCGCCGCTTTGACCTGTTTTTCCGGCGATAAACTTTTAGGTGGTGTGCAGGCCGGGCTGATTGTCGGTCAAAAAGATCTGATTGACCGGGTTAAGAGGAATCCTGTCTATCGCGCCCTCCGGGTGGATAAAACCGTTTTCTCGGCGGTTGAAGAGCTTTTGGGATATTACCTTGATGGTACATGGAAGGAAAACATCAAGCTCTGGCGTCTGGCCGCCGTAAAGGAATCGGAATTGTATGAAAGAGGCCGACTGATTTTAAGACAGGTCGAGGCGGGAGACAAGATAGTTCTGGAAGGCTCACGGGGAGAAATGGGCGGCGGCGCCCTGCCCGGTGTCGCGCTTCCTTCGGTGGCGCTGGTTTTTCGCAGCCGCCTCTCACCCCAAAAACTGGCGACGCTCTTCAGAGCGACCGATCCGCCCATTATTGGCCGGGTTTCCGAAGAACATTTCATGATCGACCTGAAGGCTATTGATGAAACCGATTCCATCCTCCTGGTTGAACTGATCAAAAATCTCCTCCCTCAAATTTAA